In Brachypodium distachyon strain Bd21 chromosome 2, Brachypodium_distachyon_v3.0, whole genome shotgun sequence, one genomic interval encodes:
- the LOC100845784 gene encoding uncharacterized protein LOC100845784 translates to MGKDGGGQQEQPQVAAAAEGTGGGERRRTTCRACRGSVRLQCLAALLLGAAVMLSALFWLPPFAGSGRRAGAPEPPGDALAADIVAGFILQKTVSELSETTSKLELDIYEEIGIPNSTVTVNFLRPLGASNWTNVIFSVVPYPKYSTISSTWLSILRSYFMSLVAQQSTLHLTESLFGNSSFFEVMKFPGGITIIPPQAAFLVQKPYASFNFTLHFPIYKVQDKTNELKDQMKTGLLLNPYENLYIKLTNLQGSTVDPPTIVRVSIILEVGNHQPSLPRMKQLAQTITNSSSGNLGLNHTVFGRVKQISLSSYLCHSLHSGAGTDAPSPAPVAHQGHHDNHHHRHHHHHHHHHHHSHHHSHEVKKHLAPSPAPVHSHVEQPKYGSPTPSGCSYGCTNKPKNKAPVAPAAEPVANNYYDSPHTMPHAWSPSSISPSPSVTINPSRHHISPAPSPASAKPPLRTLSLSHVHHPAQVQAVPPAPDSSFAARRHSCQWALAFLLCLLMGLP, encoded by the exons ATGGGGAAGGATGGCGGGGGGCAGCAGGAGCAGCCGCAGGTggctgcagcggcggagggaacaggaggaggagaaagaagaagaacaacgTGTAGAGCATGCCGCGGGTCTGTGCGGCTGCAATGCTTGGCCGCGCTCCtgctcggcgccgccgtgaTGCTCTCCGCACTGTTCTGGCTGCCGCCCTTCGCCGGGAGCGGCCGCCGCGCGGGGGCGCCGGAACCCCCGGGAGACGCGCTCGCAG CTGATATAGTGGCAGGCTTTATACTACAAAAGACAGTTTCTGAGTTGAGTGAAACTACGTCTAAGCTTGAATTAGACATCTATGAGGAAATTGGCATTCCCAACTCTACT GTAACTGTAAATTTTCTACGACCATTAGGTGCATCAAACTGGACAAACGTCATCTTCAGCGTCGTGCCTTATCCAAAGTACTCAACTATATCATCGACATGGTTGAGCATTCTTAGGTCTTATTTTATGTCCTTGGTTGCACAGCAGTCAACACTCCACTTGACAGAGTCACTTTTTGGGAACTCTTCATTCTTCGAGGTGATGAAGTTCCCTGGAGGAATAACCATTATCCCTCCACAAGCTGCATTTCTTGTGCAGAAGCCTTATGCATCTTTCAACTTCACTCTGCATTTCCCAATCTACAAGGTGCAGGACAAAACAAATGAGTTGAAAGACCAAATGAAGACAGGACTACTTCTCAATCCCTATGAG AACCTGTACATCAAATTGACAAATTTGCAAGGTTCAACAGTTGATCCTCCAACAATTGTTCGGGTCTCCATTATTCTTGAAGTTGGGAATCATCAGCCCTCCCTTCCAAGAATGAAGCAGCTGGCACAAACTATCACTAATTCATCTTCAGGAAACTTGGGACTTAACCACACTGTATTTGGCAGAGTAAAGCAGATAAGCCTTTCGTCTTATCTTTGCCATTCTTTGCACAGTGGCGCTGGTACTGATGCACCTAGTCCAGCACCTGTGGCTCATCAAGGCCATCATGataatcatcatcatcgtcatcatcaccaccaccaccaccaccaccaccacagcCATCACCATAGTCACGAAGTAAAGAAGCATTTGGCTCCATCTCCTGCACCTGTACATTCTCATGTGGAACAGCCCAAATATGGATCTCCAACCCCATCTGGTTGTTCATATGGATGCACCAATAAACCAAAGAATAAAGCTCCTGTAGCCCCAGCGGCTGAACCAGTAGCTAATAATTATTATGATTCACCTCACACCATGCCTCATGCATGGTCGCCATCATCTATTAGTCCATCACCTTCTGTTACAATTAATCCCAGTAGGCACCACATCTCCCCTGCTCCATCTCCAGCATCTGCAAAGCCCCCGCTGCGTACATTATCTCTCTCTCATGTACATCATCCTGCTCAAGTGCAAGCTGTGCCTCCTGCCCCTGATTCAT CATTTGCCGCCCGAAGGCATTCATGTCAATGGGCCCTCGCATTCCTGCTGTGTTTGCTGATGGGTCTACCATGA